The region AATCATAGAATGCATACTTTATAAAGTACATCGGTAAATAGTTGAATAATGCAATGAATACTAATACTGGAGCAAACATTACATAAAACCATCTATGGTTGTAAATTCTTAAACTTAATGGTGCTTTGCTACCTGGTACTTTCTGTCCTCGTTTAATGCTCATCGAAGCACTTCCTTTCACAAATTAGAATTTCCTCTCACGAGCATCTCTCGTGATAAGGAGGGGCCGAACTTTATCATTTGTTCAAACCCCTCTTTATTAACAACAACTATTTATAGCTGTTTCAACTAAGTTAAGCTATTTAAACCTTAGATTAGTTGTTTAAAGAATCTAAAATTTCCTGTACCATATCAGCAGACTGGCTTGTATATTCATTCATACCATCCTCAACGCTCATACTGCCAGTTACAACCTTAGTTACAATCTGAGTACGAAGATCAACAAGATCTGCATTATACTCATTAATAGTATCATTACTTACTACTACATTAGCTGGAACTGCCCATGAATTGAACTTTTCAGCTGCATCTTTAGCAACTGGATTAACAGCTGCAATACCAGGATCAGCATTATCAGCGAATGTTGCAAAGCTTAACATTGGATCGATGTGATTCTTAGTTAATAATGTGTCTGGCTTTTCTAAAGAAGGTAACATGTGGAATTGACCTTCTGTATAAGTAAGTTGTTTTTCCTCTGTTAACTTAACTGTCTCAGCTTTGTCATCCCAGTGAACGCCCTTAACGCCATATGTCCAAAGTGTCTGAACAGCACCGCCATCTAACATTGGCTCAAGGAAATACTTGAAGATACCAGCAGGATTTGCAGCTTTAGTTGTAATACACCAAGCTGGAGCCTGTCTCTCAAGATAGTTACCTAACTCAGCAATTGGAGGAAGAACTACTAATTCGCCATCCTTACCATTACTTTCAAGACTGCTCTTTAAGTTAGCTGCCCATGTACCAGCCCAGTATGTGAATACACCAAACTTATCATCAAAGTACTTATTACGACAGTCTTTTGTACCATTTGTAATGGATTCTTTATCAATATAACCTGCAGAGTAAGCATCCTTTAATCTCTGAAGAGCTGATTTCATAGCATCTGTAGAGAAACCATCAATCCACTTACCGCTATTATCCTTCATGAAATCTGGATAAGCATCTTGATAGAACTCTGGTAAATAGTTTGTATATGGAGCTTCATTTCCGATAAGACCAGCTGCAGAAACTGCATAAGTATTAGTTGGATCACCACTATCGTTCATATCAGACTCTGTAAATACCTTTAACATGTTAAGGTACTCATCATAGTTTGTAGGAACTGATAAGCCAGCTTTATCTAACCAAGCTTTTTTAACGTAAGTAACACATCCGTTACCTCTTGCTGGAGTAAAGCCGTATAGCTTTCCATCAATCTTAATTGATTCCATTGCATCAATATTAGTAATTCTTCCAGAAGCTTTTAATTCAGAATTATCCCAGTACTCTGTGATGTCTGCTAAAAGACCTGCACTTGCATAGTTAGTATAGTAAGAGCCACCTAAAAGAACAACATCTGGCCAGTTACTTCCTGCAAATGTAAGACCTACAGCATCATAGTAACCAGAGTGATCTGGCTGTGTAAACTGAATATCAAGACCAAGTTCAGCCTCAAGAGCTGCTTCGAACTGATCACGTCCGTTAGGCTCTGTAAATACAGTACCATCCATCATTACTGTGATTACAGATGGCTTCTCAACTTCAGAAACTGGAGCTTCTGGAGTAGTTGTTGCGCCACCATTGTTTTCAGCACCCTTTGTTGGAGCTGTTGTTGGTTCTGTCTTTGGTCCATCGTTCTTGCTTCCACAAGCTGTTAAGCTAAATACAAGCGCAAGACTTAAACCAAGTGATAAGAATTTCTGTGTAGACTTTCTCATCGAAATACCCTCCTTTATTGGTTCAATTATAATATTGTAGAAAGTATTAAAAATTTGTAGTTTTCATTCTCATTATGTAACTTTGCCACAAATCTTTATACTTTATGTCAATCTAAGAAAACTAATGTTAGGTTTTAAAAACCAATTTAATTTTTAAGACCAGTTGTTTAGTTTTGTTCGATTTGACTTCTACATACTAACATGCTTTGTACTTTTTTAACAAGAAGCAATATTTATTATCACTGTGCAATTTTTAAGCTAGCTCTCAAAGCCTTGATTTCACTGGGTTTCTTAAGGTATGCATCCATTCTTTTTGTGCTTGTATGCGCTTTCAATTTTTACCAAACTAAAAATATGAGCACATAGCTTGCAAATAATGCACCACTTTGATATAATTTTTACACAATGTTTTGTTTGCTTTTACTAAATAATAGAGGGAATATCAAATGAAAATAAAGTTGACTAAAAACAATACAAATAAAAATACAAGGTTTTTGATACGATTTGTAACCTCTTACAGCATATTGCTGATAATTGTTCTTATTATGGGCATGTTTTTGTATCAATACGGAATAACAGATGCAACTAATAATCTTCATAAACAGAACAAAGCGGTTTTAGACAATTCCGTATCAGATATGGATAATTCCTTAAAGCTTATGCAGGCGCTTTCTACCCAGATTGCGAATGATCCTAATATAAGGAAGGTTCTTCAATATGATTCCAGATCTATGGATTTTTACCACGATGCGAAAGAAGCAATGAATTTTTTAACTGACTTTATTCCATTAGGGAAAACACTCCCTCTAGATGAGTATTACATTTATCTGCCTAAATTAGACTATTTAATGTCATCTAGTATGTTAACGGATACCTGGTATTACTATAAACATTACAAAGCCTATAAAGAAGCTAGCTACGATGATTGGAAGACAATGCTTTCCTCTTATAATAATGTTTTTCAATTTTTGCCGAATGAAAACTATATAGAAAATGACATTACTCCTTATATTTATAAGACACCAGTACAAACAGCTTTATCAATAAATAAACCACTTGGTATTGTGTGTTTTGAGATAAATCGTAATAAATTGAATGGTTTATTCTCAAATCTTGATTTCTTTCGAAGTGGATTTTTATACGTAACAGATACTGATAATAATGAAGTTTTTCATATCACTTCAGATCATAGTCCAGAATTAACCGAGGATTTACTTAACAATATCATCACCTCCATGGATGAAAATCCGAATCAAGAGTACAAGGAGTTAACATTAGGAAAAGATTCTGTTGTTGTTACAACTTCTATCTCACATGAGAATCAATGGAGATATTATTTGGTACAACCTGCTGATCTAGTTTTTCATGATTTAGGGACCTATCAGAATACGTATGTCTTCATTATTATATTAACCTTACTTTTCTGCTTAATTATGATTTTTATCTTATCAAAAAGAAATGTGAAACCTATCATTGCTATCAATTCAGAATTACAAGATTCCTTGAATGAGAAAAGTAATCTTAAGCAAGAATTAGAAGAGCAAAGACCTATCATTTACAACTCTTATATGGCAAGAATTATGAAAGGTCTTATCTCAAATCAAGAAGAATATGATAAAATTTCCGAATTCTTAGATTTAAAAATAGGGGATTATCGTTATAGTGTTCTCTATGCTTGTCTCTATCAAGATCAATTAGAGGTTTATGTTGAGGAACAAACGAATAATACTGATGCAGGGTGGAATCAAAAATTATATAAAGATTTGATACGAAAATATTTCTATCAATACTTTGGAGATGATATACTCATCTATGAATCAGAGGTAAATGCTTTTGCCATCATGCTTCCTTCTCCTATGGATCAGCCTATTGAAGAGAGTATTGCGGATGTTGAAAGTACCTTTTTGGAACTACACAATAGCTTAATGGAAGACCACTCCATTTGGATTTATGGTGGATTAGGAAATCGTAACAGTTATGCTCCATATCTATGGAAATCATACCAACAAGCAATACAAGCTGCCTCTTATGTTCGTGAAGGCAATGTATTCCAAAGTTATCGTGATATCAAACGAGATAAAACATCATATTACTATCCTTTCGAAATGGCTCAGCAGTTATTAAACTTTATTACTTCCGGAAATACAAAGCAAGTTCAAGAAATATTCCATCTCATTCGTTGGGAAAACTTTGAATGTAGATCGCTACCTATTACGGTTGTAAAGTGGCTACTTTCTGATATAAGGAATACCTTATTAAAGGTACGTTTTCAAATCAGCGTCTCCGATACGAATCACGATGCGATTGAATCTATCGACTTATCTTTACAGGAAAATAAATCAATTTCTATTTTGGAGGATATTGCTTTAAACTTATGTAGCTTATTTGAACCAAAAGCGGATGGAAATAAGCTAATTCATACAATAAAAGAGTATATCAAGGAAAATTACAAAGACTCTTCCTTAAGTCTTAAGAAAATTTCAGATGAGTTTAACATATCGGAAAGCTACTTCTCCTATTTATTTAAGGCAGAAACCAAACAAAATTTTTCAGAGTATTTGGAATTGATTCGTATGACACAAGCAATGAACTTATTAAAAACAACAGATATCAATGTCAGCGACTTATACTTAGAGACTGGTTATAATAATGCAAACTCCTTCCGAAGAGCATTTAAAAAAGTACATGGAGTTGCACCTAAAACAATTCGAGATACTATGTCAAGTCATAATGACGAGTAGGGATGTAAAATTTCTTACCATAACTATAAAAGAATTAAATCAAGCTTGGTTTAATTCTTTTTTATAAATAAGAACAAAGGAGAATGAATATGAAACAAACGATATTCTGGGCCGGTGACTCCACCGTAAAACAAAATGATTTTACTAGTTTCCCTCAGACTGGAATTGGCCAAGGACTATCCCTTTACCTTAAAAAAGGAGTACAAATTAAAAACTATGCTCAAAATGGGCGCAGTACCAGAAGTTTCATTGCGGAAGGCCGCTTACAAGCTGTCGAAAAAAACATAAAAGAAGATGATTTTTTATTGATACAATTTGGACATAACGATGAAAAGCCTGACGAGGAACGTCATACTGAGCCATTCACTACTTTTCAGGAAAACTTAAAACAATATATTAAAGTAGCAATTGACCATAAAGCACATCCAGTCCTTATTACTCCACTCTATCGACGTCTCTTTAAAGAAGATGGTCAGTTGGTAGATGATACGCATCTTGATTATCCGGACGCTATGATTGCACTTGGAAAAGAACTGAAAGTTCCTGTGATTGACCTATGTTCGATTAGTAAAGATTTGATACAAAAGACTGGCGATGAGAAATCAAGAAAATGGTTTATGCACTTAGAACCAACGGAGTACCCAAATTACCCTGAGGGAAAAATCGATAATACCCATCTTAGATACGATGGTGCCGTAGCTTTTGCAGGAATTATCGCAAAAGAATTACGAAAACTTGGCGGAAGATATGCTGATCTATTACTTCCTATTGATGGGGAAAAAGAGGACTCTTCGTTTTTAATCGATTAGTTTATATATGAAAACAGACCGATTTCGATTACAATATGAAAATAAAACGATTAATAACATAGTTACCAAACATGGATTCTCCACTTTAGGTTAAATATCACAATTTTCTATAAACAAGAGATGTACACTTCACGAACTTTTCCTTTTTAAAATTAAAAAGCTTTTTGTTACTCTATCCTATTTAAACGAATAGGACGAATGACAAAAAGCTTTTTATGCATATAGATAGTTGATTCAACTTAATTTCAATAACTACTCTTCTATCAGGTTATCAATATTACTTAATAAGAATTTCTCACCTTCATAACCTTCTATCTTCACATTCTTTAATTCTAATGTTTTTAAATTATTAGCAAATAACCCAAGCAAACTTGTTTCATCTGCACCATCCATCATTGCCGGTACTGATTTTATAGGATTTTCAGCAAATGATATATTAACATTCTCAAAGGTTATCTTCTCTATTTTTTGTTCTGGTAATCCATACATATAAGAAGCTGCTGCATGACAATTAGTACAATCCAAATTACGGAAAGTTAACTCACCAATATGAGGTGTTCTATCATCTACCTCATAAGGATTTTTACTTTGAACATATTCAGAATGACCATCCGGATCACAGAAATAAAAACAATTAATTACTACAGGAGTCATTACATGATCCATGCGAATATTTTCAAATAATACACCATCAATAATTGCATCCTTACCGCGGCCACGTCTCGTCTTTATACGAAGACCTCTGTCTGTATGGATAAAGAGACATTCGCGAACAGTTAGATTCTTAACTCCTCCTGCCATCTCGCTTCCTATTGTAATAGAACCATGTCCATCTCGCATACAACACTGACGAATTTCTAGATTTTCAGATGGACGCTTATGCTTCGCACCCATATATATCTTTCCCGATTTAATCGCAATACAGTCATCTCCTAAGGAAAAATACACTCCAACAATTAAGACATTCTTGCAGGACTCTGGATCAAGACCATCGGTGTTTGGAGAATCTTTTGGATTCAGTATGGTAAGATCAACAAACTTAAGATCATCTGAAAAATAAGGATGGATATTCCAACAAGGACTATTCTTAACTGTAATACCCTGTACTGTAATATTGTTGCAATGATTTAAGAAAATAAGTCTTGGTCTCCAAGCGATATTTCTAACTTTCGGATTATTCCACCAATTAGTTTCATCAGCGCATCCATCGATTGTTCCCTCACCAGTAATCTCAACATTAGATACATTGATACCAGTTATGATACCAGCGAAAGAATCTAGCGGATTGCCTTCCCAACTTCCTAAATTATACTCCTCTGTCTCATCGAAGCTTTCGATTCTACCTGGAAGGATTGGGAATTTGGAGCGATCTGTGAAGGCAGATAACACTGCGCCCCTGCCTAATTCAAGGCGTAAGTCACTCTTTAAAAATAACGTCGAGATCTTATAACAACCTTCAGGAATTAACACCCTTCCGTTCTTAGGACAAGAATTAATAGCACACTGTATCATTGTGGTGTCGTCATGAACACCATCTCCTTTGGCGCCAAACTCTTTTACATTGAGTGTTACAAATTCATAATCAGTCTTTATAACTACTAATTCAGAAGTTTCAGAATCATTTTTTACATAAATACTGTACTCCGTATCTGGTTTTAAATTATGAATAGATTGTACCACTTTATTGCTTTTTGCATATAATGTATTGTCTACATAGATTTCATACTCTTCATTGGTATAATATAATCCTTGATCTATTAATTCAATCACTGCTGTTCTAGCAGTTTTTAGTATCACATGAAACTTCATTTTAACTCCCATCTGCGTACTTTAGCACACATGTAAATCATGAGGTTGAAATATAGTTTTTATTTTTCAACCTAACCTTGGTTCCGACATTAGCGTATTTCCAAAAGAAAAGAATACGCCATCATAAAGATACCCATCATTTTGATCTTGTCCATGAATCCTTGTCCTGATTTCATTACAGTCTGTTTTTGATGAGAAACAAATTGCTCCATTGCAGCATGAAAAAGATTAGCTCCTACTGTTTCATATTTTTCTGCTAACAATATCTTATAGTGACATGCTTTTAATACAGCATAGGAAGTAAAGATAGTATTTTCTACAGCTTCACTACTCTCTACTTCGTTATCACCAAGTAATAATTTTTGTTCCTTAGCATGGGCTAGTATCTCTTTTATCGTTGTTTTAGTTAGATTTAATAATGTAAAATAATGTTCATAAATCTCTTCCGACATTCCAGAAAAACAATCTACTAATAAAGTAGCTTTTTTGCTATC is a window of Lachnoclostridium phytofermentans ISDg DNA encoding:
- a CDS encoding extracellular solute-binding protein; this translates as MRKSTQKFLSLGLSLALVFSLTACGSKNDGPKTEPTTAPTKGAENNGGATTTPEAPVSEVEKPSVITVMMDGTVFTEPNGRDQFEAALEAELGLDIQFTQPDHSGYYDAVGLTFAGSNWPDVVLLGGSYYTNYASAGLLADITEYWDNSELKASGRITNIDAMESIKIDGKLYGFTPARGNGCVTYVKKAWLDKAGLSVPTNYDEYLNMLKVFTESDMNDSGDPTNTYAVSAAGLIGNEAPYTNYLPEFYQDAYPDFMKDNSGKWIDGFSTDAMKSALQRLKDAYSAGYIDKESITNGTKDCRNKYFDDKFGVFTYWAGTWAANLKSSLESNGKDGELVVLPPIAELGNYLERQAPAWCITTKAANPAGIFKYFLEPMLDGGAVQTLWTYGVKGVHWDDKAETVKLTEEKQLTYTEGQFHMLPSLEKPDTLLTKNHIDPMLSFATFADNADPGIAAVNPVAKDAAEKFNSWAVPANVVVSNDTINEYNADLVDLRTQIVTKVVTGSMSVEDGMNEYTSQSADMVQEILDSLNN
- a CDS encoding AraC family transcriptional regulator — its product is MKIKLTKNNTNKNTRFLIRFVTSYSILLIIVLIMGMFLYQYGITDATNNLHKQNKAVLDNSVSDMDNSLKLMQALSTQIANDPNIRKVLQYDSRSMDFYHDAKEAMNFLTDFIPLGKTLPLDEYYIYLPKLDYLMSSSMLTDTWYYYKHYKAYKEASYDDWKTMLSSYNNVFQFLPNENYIENDITPYIYKTPVQTALSINKPLGIVCFEINRNKLNGLFSNLDFFRSGFLYVTDTDNNEVFHITSDHSPELTEDLLNNIITSMDENPNQEYKELTLGKDSVVVTTSISHENQWRYYLVQPADLVFHDLGTYQNTYVFIIILTLLFCLIMIFILSKRNVKPIIAINSELQDSLNEKSNLKQELEEQRPIIYNSYMARIMKGLISNQEEYDKISEFLDLKIGDYRYSVLYACLYQDQLEVYVEEQTNNTDAGWNQKLYKDLIRKYFYQYFGDDILIYESEVNAFAIMLPSPMDQPIEESIADVESTFLELHNSLMEDHSIWIYGGLGNRNSYAPYLWKSYQQAIQAASYVREGNVFQSYRDIKRDKTSYYYPFEMAQQLLNFITSGNTKQVQEIFHLIRWENFECRSLPITVVKWLLSDIRNTLLKVRFQISVSDTNHDAIESIDLSLQENKSISILEDIALNLCSLFEPKADGNKLIHTIKEYIKENYKDSSLSLKKISDEFNISESYFSYLFKAETKQNFSEYLELIRMTQAMNLLKTTDINVSDLYLETGYNNANSFRRAFKKVHGVAPKTIRDTMSSHNDE
- a CDS encoding rhamnogalacturonan acetylesterase, producing the protein MKQTIFWAGDSTVKQNDFTSFPQTGIGQGLSLYLKKGVQIKNYAQNGRSTRSFIAEGRLQAVEKNIKEDDFLLIQFGHNDEKPDEERHTEPFTTFQENLKQYIKVAIDHKAHPVLITPLYRRLFKEDGQLVDDTHLDYPDAMIALGKELKVPVIDLCSISKDLIQKTGDEKSRKWFMHLEPTEYPNYPEGKIDNTHLRYDGAVAFAGIIAKELRKLGGRYADLLLPIDGEKEDSSFLID
- a CDS encoding glycoside hydrolase family 28 protein is translated as MKFHVILKTARTAVIELIDQGLYYTNEEYEIYVDNTLYAKSNKVVQSIHNLKPDTEYSIYVKNDSETSELVVIKTDYEFVTLNVKEFGAKGDGVHDDTTMIQCAINSCPKNGRVLIPEGCYKISTLFLKSDLRLELGRGAVLSAFTDRSKFPILPGRIESFDETEEYNLGSWEGNPLDSFAGIITGINVSNVEITGEGTIDGCADETNWWNNPKVRNIAWRPRLIFLNHCNNITVQGITVKNSPCWNIHPYFSDDLKFVDLTILNPKDSPNTDGLDPESCKNVLIVGVYFSLGDDCIAIKSGKIYMGAKHKRPSENLEIRQCCMRDGHGSITIGSEMAGGVKNLTVRECLFIHTDRGLRIKTRRGRGKDAIIDGVLFENIRMDHVMTPVVINCFYFCDPDGHSEYVQSKNPYEVDDRTPHIGELTFRNLDCTNCHAAASYMYGLPEQKIEKITFENVNISFAENPIKSVPAMMDGADETSLLGLFANNLKTLELKNVKIEGYEGEKFLLSNIDNLIEE